A window from Littorina saxatilis isolate snail1 linkage group LG9, US_GU_Lsax_2.0, whole genome shotgun sequence encodes these proteins:
- the LOC138975396 gene encoding gastrula zinc finger protein XlCGF57.1-like → MASPSSMEEGDTALLSYVKIEIDVAEECCDITETHAYVPIRGVVATDNAATMPTVPTLEGQAADSAHSDTWLKQEEHASTEYWLKPEVQSSTECDTWLKQEVQSSTECDTWLKQEVQSSTECDTWLKQKVQSSTKCDTWLKQEVQSSTECDTWLKQEVQSSTECDTWLKQGVQSSTECDTWLKQEVQSSTECDTWLKQKAHSNNECDTLLKQKEHVSTECDTWLKQKEHSNTECDTLLKQKEHASTECNGGVKYSFHLIRSMISSPIRSMISSPTAKKHEFTECGAKPTQSGNFKQPIVTHTGEKNYACTECGFQFTLSENLKEHMLTHIGVKKYACTECDARFAQSHALNQHMLIHTGMKKYACTECDARFARSHSLNRHMLIHTGVKKYACTECDARFTQSHALNRHMLIHIGVKKYACTECDARFAQSHALNRHMLIHTGVKKYACTECDARFAQSCSLNRHMSIHTGVKKYACTECDAGFARSCSLNRHMSIHTGVEKYACTECDARFALSHALNQHMFIHTGVKKYACTECDAGFARSYSLNRHMLIHTGVKKHACTECDARFAQSCSLNRHMSIHTGVEKYACTECDSRFTTSGDVNRHMLTHTGVKRYACTECDARFALSHALNQHMLTHT, encoded by the exons ATGGCTTCTCCCAGCAGCATGGAGGAAGGAGACACAGCTCTTCTCTCTTATGTCAAGATAGAAATTGATGTCGCAGAAGAGTGTTGTGACATCACTGAAACACATGCATATG TTCCAATCAGAGGGGTTGTTGCCACAGACAACGCAGCTACCATGCCTACAGTACCGACATTGGAAGGACAAGCTGCAGACAGCGcccacagtgatacctggctaaaACAAGAGGAACATGCAAGTACTGAGTACTGGCTGAAACCAGAGGTACAATCCAGTACTGagtgtgatacctggctgaaacaagaggtaCAATCCAGTACTGagtgtgatacctggctgaaacaagaggtaCAATCCAGTACTGagtgtgatacctggctgaaacaaaaGGTACAATCCAGTACTAagtgtgatacctggctgaaacaagaggtaCAATCCAGTACTGagtgtgatacctggctgaaacaagaggtgCAATCCAGTACTGagtgtgatacctggctgaaacaagggGTACAATCCAGTACTGagtgtgatacctggctgaaacaagaggtaCAATCCAGTACTGagtgtgatacctggctgaaacaaaaGGCACATTCAAATAATGAGTGCGATACCTTGCTAAAACAAAAGGAACATGTAAGTACTGAGTGTGACACCTGGCTGAAACAAAAGGAACACTCAAATACTGAGTGTGATACCTTGCTGAAACAAAAGGAACATGCAAGTACTGAATGTAATGGTGGGGTCAAATACTCTTTTCATCTGATACGAAGCATGATATCAAGCCCGATACGAAGCATGATATCAAGCCCGACAGCGAAAAAACATGAATTTACTGAGTGTGGTGCTAAACCTACACAGTCTGGAAATTTCAAGCAACCCATTGTAACTCATACTGGAGAGAAAAACTATGCTTGTACAGAATGTGGGTTTCAGTTCACACTGTCTGAAAATTTAAAggaacacatgttaacacacataggagtgaaaaagtatgcttgtacagagtgtgatgctaggttcgcACAATCTCATGCGTTGAACCAACACATGTTAATACACACAGGAATGAAAAAATATgcttgtacagagtgtgatgctaggttcgcACGATCTCATTCGTTGAACCGACACATGTTAATACACacaggagtgaaaaagtatgcttgtacagagtgtgatgctaggttcacacaATCTCATGCGTTGAACCGACACATGTTGATACACATAGGAGTGAAAAAGTATgcttgtacagagtgtgatgctaggttcgcACAATCTCATGCGTTGAACCGACACATGTTAATACACacaggagtgaaaaagtatgcttgtacagagtgtgatgctaggttcgcACAATCTTGTTCGTTGAACCGACACATGTCAATACACacaggagtgaaaaagtatgcttgtacagagtgtgatgctggGTTCGCACGATCTTGTTCGTTGAACCGACACATGTCAATACACACAGGAGTGGAAAAGTATgcttgtacagagtgtgatgctaggttcgcACTGTCTCATGCGTTGAACCAACACATGTTCATACACacaggagtgaaaaagtatgcttgtacagagtgtgatgctggGTTCGCACGATCTTATTCGTTGAACCGACACATGTTAATACACACAGGAGTGAAAAAGCATgcttgtacagagtgtgatgctaggttcgcACAATCTTGTTCGTTGAACCGACACATGTCAATACACACAGGAGTGGAAAAGTATgcttgtacagagtgtgattcTAGGTTCACAACTTCTGGTGATGTGAATCGGcacatgttaacacacacaGGAGTGAAAAggtatgcatgtacagagtgtgatgcaaGGTTCGCACTATCTCATGCGTTGAaccaacacatgttaacacacacaTGA
- the LOC138975400 gene encoding zinc finger protein 11-like, producing MASPNSMEEGDTALLSDVKIEIDVAEECCDITETHAYVPIRGVVATDNAATMPTVPLEGQDADSAHSDTWLKQEEHASTEYWLKPEVQSSTECDTWLKQEVQSSTECDTWLKQEVQSSTECDTWLKQEVQSSTERDTWLKQEVQSSTECDTWLKQKEHSNTEYDTLLKQKEHASTECSGGVKYSFHLIRSMISSPIRSMKSSPTAKNHEFTECGAKPTQPGHFKQPIVTHTGEKNYACTECGFQFTLSENLKEHMLTHIGVKKYACTECDARFAQSHVLNQHMLIHTGVKKYACSECDARFALSHALNQHMLTHTGVKNYACTECDSRFTTSGDVKRHMLTHTGVKKYACTECDSRFTRSSHRKQHMLTHTGVKNYACTECDSRFTSSGDLNRHMLIHTGVKKYACTECDSRFTRSSHRKQHMLTHTGVKNYACTECDARFAQSHALNRHMLIHTGVKKYACTECDARFALSRALNQHMLTHTGVKNYACTECDSRFTTSRDVNRHMLTHTGVKKYACTECDSRFTRSSHRKQHMLTHTGVKNYACTECDSRFTSSGDLNRHMLIHTGVKKYACAECDSRFTRSSHRKQHMLTHTGVKNYACTECDARFTQSHVLNQHMLIHTGVKKYACTECDARFARSHSLNRHMLIHTGVKKYACTECDARFTQSHALNRHMLIHTGVKNYACTECDARFAQSHALNQHMLIHTGVKTYACTECDARFTRSHSLNRHMLIHTGVKKFACTECDARFAQSCALNRHMSIHSGARKSMQPQQPTGCNLP from the exons ATGGCTTCTCCCAACAGCATGGAGGAAGGAGACACAGCTCTACTCTCAGATGTCAAGATAGAAATTGATGTCGCAGAAGAGTGTTGTGACATCACTGAAACACATGCATATG TTCCAATTAGAGGGGTTGTTGCCACAGACAACGCAGCTACCATGCCTACAGTACCATTGGAAGGACAAGATGCAGACAGCGcccacagtgatacctggctaaaACAAGAGGAACATGCAAGTACTGAGTACTGGCTGAAACCAGAGGTACAATCCAGTACTGagtgtgatacctggctgaaacaagaggtaCAATCCAGTACTGagtgtgatacctggctgaaacaagaggtaCAATCCAGTACTGagtgtgatacctggctgaaacaagaggtaCAATCCAGTACTGAgcgtgatacctggctgaaacaagaggtaCAATCCAGTACTGAGTGTGATACCTGGTTGAAACAAAAGGAACATTCAAATACTGAGTATGATACCTTGCTGAAACAAAAGGAACATGCAAGTACTGAATGTAGTGGTGGGGTCAAATACTCTTTTCATCTGATACGAAGCATGATATCAAGCCCGATACGAAGCATGAAATCAAGCCCGACAGCAAAAAACCATGAATTTACAGAGTGTGGTGCTAAACCTACACAGCCTGGACATTTCAAGCAACCCATTGTAACTCATACTGGAGAGAAAAACTATGCTTGTACAGAATGTGGGTTTCAGTTCACACTGTCTGAAAATTTAAAggaacacatgttaacacacataggagtgaaaaagtatgcttgtacagagtgtgatgctaggttcgcACAATCTCATGTGTTGAACCAACACATGTTAATACACacaggagtgaaaaagtatgcttgttcagagtgtgatgctaggttcgcACTATCTCATGCGTTGAaccaacacatgttaacacacacaGGAGTGAAAAATTATGCATGTACAGAATGTGATTCTAGGTTCACAACTTCTGGTGATGTGAAGCGGcacatgttaacacacacaggagtgaaaaagtatgcatgtacagagtgtgattcTAGGTTTACACGGTCTAGTCATAGGAAGCAACATATGTTAACTCACACAGGAGTAAAAAATTATGCATGTACAGAATGTGATTCTAGGTTCACAAGTTCTGGTGATTTGAATCGGCACATGTTAATACACacaggagtgaaaaagtatgcatgtacagagtgtgattcTAGGTTTACACGGTCTAGTCATAGGAAGCAACATATGTTAACTCACACAGGAGTAAAAAattatgcatgtacagagtgtgatgctaggttcgcACAATCTCATGCGTTGAACCGTCACATGTTGATACACacaggagtgaaaaagtatgcttgtacagagtgtgatgctaggttcgcACTGTCTCGTGCGTTGAaccaacacatgttaacacacacaGGAGTGAAAAATTATGCATGTACAGAATGTGATTCTAGGTTCACAACTTCTCGTGATGTGAATCGGcacatgttaacacacacaggagtgaaaaagtatgcatgtacagagtgtgattcTAGGTTTACACGGTCTAGTCATAGGAAGCAACATATGTTAACTCACACAGGAGTAAAAAATTATGCATGTACAGAATGTGATTCTAGGTTCACAAGTTCTGGTGATTTGAATCGGCACATGTTAATACACacaggagtgaaaaagtatgcatgtgcAGAGTGTGATTCTAGGTTTACACGGTCTAGTCATAGGAAGCAACATATGTTAACTCACACAGGAGTAAAAAattatgcatgtacagagtgtgatgctaggttcacacaATCTCATGTGTTGAACCAACACATGTTAATACACacaggagtgaaaaagtatgcttgtacagagtgtgatgctaggttcgcACGATCTCATTCGTTGAACCGACACATGTTAATACACacaggagtgaaaaagtatgcttgtacagagtgtgatgctaggtttacACAATCTCATGCGTTGAACCGACACATGTTGATACACACAGGAGTAAAAAattatgcatgtacagagtgtgatgctaggttcgcACAATCTCATGCGTTGAACCAACACATGTTAATACACACAGGAGTGAAAACGTATgcttgtacagagtgtgatgctaggttcacacgATCTCATTCGTTGAACCGACACATGTTAATACACACAGGAGTGAAAAAGTTTgcttgtacagagtgtgatgctaggttcgcACAATCTTGTGCGTTGAACCGACACATGTCAATACACTCTGGTGCTCGTAAGAGTATGCAACCACAGCAacctacaggatgcaacttGCCCTAG
- the LOC138977108 gene encoding histamine H2 receptor-like — protein sequence MYASETIFVKVKMYSDKTVEEQQNMTMDEWNSSLSHWATGDDGFPELQIPLHHIPSSNVTHPCGKVLTAAATQNGGGCWTEEPETVMTTAEVTILATILVTVFTCSVVANALVCVVFSKRRSSLSLSNCFLANLTLCNVLFTLLVMPFAFVSLVSRTWLFGAVLCQCTGLAINLLVSASIFTLAVISLDRYCAVVTPLHYTMRMTRRRCWAFIGGIWVASAVVSFPPVVGWNGFKFHVNKMICTVDWASPDPVDRYYTLFLVSLSFVLPLVAMLWTYSCIFRAARDNSERTRRSSIVPSAGGGGGGGGGSLCGGGGCGDGDLSQSTPINKRRRSSSVPIIRRLSQTSHRSSSLLQRREEWKTAVTSFLILFSFMLCWLPYFIVICIRSLAPELQLHPVMSTISSVAAMFGCACNPLVYVFRSKATRQDLKVILTRRRTFRNETVHGSAVRRGGSMRSERGEGGGSGGVGGGQGRGGVVEREKGSVFWHEDMFSQFGECHSIQEESSEPAGTDNVSSGTTTHSGSITATPSSLRASPSLQRC from the coding sequence ATGTACTCGGACAAGACGGTGGAAGAGCAACAGAACATGACTATGGACGAATGGAACAGCTCCTTGAGCCACTGGGCCACCGGGGACGACGGGTTCCCCGAATTACAGATCCCCCTCCACCACATTCCGTCCTCCAACGTCACACATCCTTGCGGCAAGGTCTTAACCGCCGCCGCTACGCAGAATGGCGGGGGGTGTTGGACGGAAGAGCCGGAAACGGTGATGACGACAGCGGAAGTGACGATCCTGGCCACCATCTTGGTGACGGTGTTCACGTGCAGCGTGGTGGCCAACGCGCTGGTGTGCGTGGTGTTCTCCAAGCGTCGCTCGTCCCTGTCGCTGTCCAACTGCTTCCTGGCCAATCTGACTCTGTGTAACGTACTCTTTACTCTCCTGGTCATGCCCTTCGCCTTCGTTTCACTGGTGTCGCGGACCTGGCTGTTCGGCGCTGTCCTCTGCCAGTGTACGGGACTCGCCATCAACCTGCTGGTCAGTGCCAGCATCTTCACGCTGGCCGTCATCTCGCTGGACCGCTACTGCGCCGTGGTCACGCCGCTACACTACACCATGCGTATGACGCGGCGCCGCTGCTGGGCCTTCATCGGGGGGATCTGGGTGGCTTCCGCGGTCGTGTCCTTCCCTCCCGTGGTGGGCTGGAACGGCTTCAAGTTCCACGTGAACAAGATGATCTGCACCGTGGACTGGGCCAGCCCCGACCCCGTGGATCGCTACTACACCCTGTTCCTTGTCAGCCTCAGCTTCGTGCTACCCCTAGTAGCCATGCTGTGGACTTACAGCTGCATCTTCCGGGCCGCCAGAGACAATAGCGAGCGCACGCGACGCTCCAGCATCGTGCCTTCTGCAGGCGGTGGcggaggaggaggtggggggagTCTGTGCGGCGGTGGAGGGTGTGGTGACGGGGACTTGTCGCAGTCCACGCCCATCAACAAGCGGCGGCGGAGCTCCTCCGTGCCCATCATCCGGCGCCTGAGCCAGACCTCCCACCGCTCCTCCAGCCTGCTCCAGCGCCGCGAGGAGTGGAAGACGGCGGTCACCTCCTTCCTCATCCTCTTCTCCTTCATGCTGTGCTGGCTGCCCTACTTCATCGTCATCTGCATCCGCTCCCTGGCGCCGGAGCTGCAGCTGCACCCCGTCATGTCCACCATATCCAGCGTGGCCGCCATGTTCGGCTGCGCGTGCAACCCGCTCGTCTACGTCTTCCGCAGCAAGGCCACGCGACAGGACCTCAAGGTCATCCTCACGCGCAGGCGCACCTTCCGCAACGAGACCGTGCACGGCTCCGCGGTGCGCAGGGGCGGGAGCATGCGCAGTGAGCGGGGCGAGGGTGGCGGCAGTGGAGGTGTGGGTGGAGGACAAGGGCGGGGCGGagtggtggagagagagaaggggagtgTGTTTTGGCACGAGGACATGTTCTCGCAGTTCGGGGAGTGCCACTCCATTCAGGAGGAGAGCAGCGAGCCTGCTGGCACGGATAACGTCAGTTCCGGGACCACCACGCACAGCGGAAGTATCACGGCCACGCCAAGCAGTTTGAGGGCCTCGCCTTCTCTGCAACGGTGTTAG